A single Lactuca sativa cultivar Salinas chromosome 8, Lsat_Salinas_v11, whole genome shotgun sequence DNA region contains:
- the LOC111893186 gene encoding nuclear polyadenylated RNA-binding protein 3-like gives MGVVIMCTTLIERKPWEFVEATYTPEAELDVYIDHQNDPILDWAENEVLSDGNWYDLDDNEEEDDNEEEDHKEEEDDSDEDDNLDDIMAYEQEVDEEVHTFNKTVGDDFLNKLSGKLSDDNQPNDGKDDEVVFPVHDENQEWDQMVPILGYWRSVVKVRRTRRIKVAPLGCGQPG, from the exons ATGGGAGTTGTGATAATGTGTACTACTTTAATAGAAAGGAAACCTTGG GAGTTTGTTGAAGCTACTTATACTCCTGAAGCTGAGTTGGATGTCTACATTGACCACCAAAATGATCCAATCCTTGATTGGGCTGAAAATGAGGTGTTATCAGATGGTAATTGGTATGATTTGGATGACAACGAAGAAGAGGATGACAATGAAGAAGAGGATCACAAGGAAGaagaggatgacagtgatgaagaTGATAACTTGGATGATATTATGGCATATGAGCAAGAAGTTGATGAAGAAGTCCATACCTTTAACAAAACTGTTGGTGACGATTTTTTAAACAAACTTTCAGGTAAGCTTAGTGATGATAATCAACCTAATGATGGAAAAGATGATGAGGTTGTATTCCCTGTCCATGATGAGAATCAAGAATGGGATCAGATGGTGCCAATTCTAG GTTACTGGCGAAGTGTTGTAAAGgtaagaagaacaagaagaataaaGGTTGCCCCTTTAGGTTGTGGGCAACCTGGATGA
- the LOC111893193 gene encoding 60S acidic ribosomal protein P0: MAVKLSKMQKKVNYDAKLSKLLDHYTQILVVGADNVGSNQLQCIRQGLRGDSIVLMGKNTMMKRTIRLHAQKTNNSEILNLIPLLVGNVGLVFTKGDLKEVSDVVAKYKVAAPARVGLVAPIDVIVPPGNTGLDPSQTSFFQVLNIPTKINKGTVEILTPVELIQKGEKVGSSEAALLTKLGRKPFSYGLIVHSVYENGSVFSPEVLYLTEDDLIEKFSTGLSQVAAFSLGINYPSLAAAPHMIINGYKNLLSVAVATEYSFKLAEKVKEYLKDPSKFVTATAPISVAKDSSAPAAAEKEQKKEEPQESSEEEGGLMGLFD; this comes from the exons ATGGCAGTAAAGCTATCCAAAATGCAGAAGAAGGTTAACTACGATGCCAAACTCAGCAAGCTTCTCGATCATTACACACAGATACTCGTAGTCGGTGCAGACAATGTGGGATCCAACCAGTTACAGTGCATAAGACAAGGACTCAGAGGAGACTCCATTGTTCTAATGGGTAAGAACACCATGATGAAGAGAACCATTCGTCTCCATGCTCAGAAAACCAACAACAGCGAAATCCTTAACCTAATTCCTCTTCTCGTG GGAAATGTGGGATTGGTGTTTACGAAAGGAGATCTTAAGGAAGTGAGCGATGTTGTTGCTAAGTATAAG GTTGCAGCACCTGCACGTGTTGGTCTCGTTGCACCAATTGACGTCATTGTTCCTCCAGGAAACACCGGATTAGATCCATCGCAAACTTCATTTTTCCAG GTTCTTAACATTCCGACGAAGATTAACAAAGGAACAGTGGAAATTCTAACTCCGGTGGAGCTAATTCAGAAGGGTGAGAAGGTGGGTTCATCGGAAGCTGCTCTTCTCACAAAACTAGGAAGAAAACCCTTCTCGTATGGTTTAATTGTTCATTCTGTTTATGAAAACGGATCAGTGTTCAGTCCAGAAGTTCTTTACCTCACAGAAGATGATCTCATTGAAAAATTCAGCACTGGACTTTCTCAAGTTGCTGCCTTTTCATTGGGCATTAACTACCCTTCCTTAGCTGCAGCTCCACATATGATCATCAATGGTTACAAGAACTTGCTATCTGTTGCTGTTGCTACTGAGTACTCTTTCAAACTTGCTGAGAAAGTCAAGGAGTATTTGAAG GATCCAAGCAAATTTGTAACAGCAACAGCACCAATTTCTGTTGCTAAAGATTCAAGTGCACCAGCAGCTGCGGAAAAGGAGCAGAAGAAGGAAGAACCACAGGAGTCATCTGAGGAGGAAGGTGGTTTAATGGGGTTATTTGATTGA